TAATTAATACTTAACTAAGCCATATTGACATAAAACCTATTATTTCCCAATCCTTATGAAATATGTTGACGAATTCCGCGAACCGGAAAAAGCAGAAGCCTTATGCCGCGAAATCGCCAAATTATGCAATCGGCTAGAAAAACCTATCAAAATCATGGAAGTATGTGGTGGACATACACACTCCATATTTAAATACGGTATCGAAGAAATATTACCCCAAACCATCGAACTAATTCATGGCCCTGGTTGTCCAGTATGCGTTATGCCAAAAGGGAGATTAGATGATGCGATCGCAATCTCTCAAAATCATAACGTCATTTTTGCCACCTTTGGCGACGCCATGCGAGTTCCCGGTTCCCAAACCACTTTACTGCAAGCTAGGGCACAAGGTGCAGACATCCGTATGGTGTACTCTCCCCTAGATAGCCTACAAATTGCCAGAGATAATCCTGACAAAGAAGTAGTCTTCTTCGCATTAGGCTTTGAAACCACAGCCCCCAGCACCGCCTTCACTATTCTGCAAGCAGCAGCCGAAAAAATTCATAACTTTAGTATGTTTAGCAATCACGTCCTCGTGATTCCCGCCCTCAAAGCACTACTAGATAATCCCGATTTACAACTAGATGGATTTGTTGGGCCTAGCCATGTCAGCATGGTAATTGGCAGTGACCCATACCAATTTATTTCCCAACAATATAATAAGCCGATAGTCGTCTCAGGATTTGAACCCTTAGATATTCTGCAATCAATTTGGATGCTATTGCAGCAGTTAGTAGAAAATCGTTGCGAAGTCGAAAATCAATATAACCGAATTGTAGAAAAAACTGGGAACACAGTAGCCCTACAAGCCATAAATAAAGTTTTCGCCGTCCGAGATAGTTTTGATTGGCGTGGCTTAGGTGATATACCCTATTCAGGATTACAAATCAAACCTGAATATGCTCAATTTGATGCCGAACTGAAATTTACCATTCCTAACCTCAAAGTAGCCGACCATAAAGCTTGTAAATGTGGAGAAATTCTCAAAGGAGTCTTAAAACCTTGGGAATGTAAAGTATTCGGTACAGCTTGCACACCAGAAACACCAATCGGTACTTGCATGGTATCTTCCGAAGGTGCTTGTGCAGCCTATTACAAATACGGGCGACTCTCCACAATTGCCAAAAGAACAATCGCCCAAAAACCAAAAATAACTCAAGAACCTCTCCCCGCCTGCGGTTTCTCCTCAGAATAATACTCTGCGTACCTCTGCGCTTCCCTCTGTGTTCCTTTGCGTTAAAAAAATTTTAATATGAATATTCCCTCCCAAAACTCAATAACAAATCCCCTATTCCAAAAAATAGAAAAAGTCCGCCGCCAAACTAAAATCCAAGACACTCATATAACTCTCGCACATGGCAGCGGTGGTAAAGCCATGCGCGATTTAATCGATGATATCTTTGTCAACAATTTTGATAATCCAATTCTCTCCCAACTAGAAGACCAAGCTAGCTTCAACCTAACCCCTCTCCTCCAACAAGGAGACAGACTCGCATTTACAACAGATTCATACGTTGTAGACCCGTTATTTTTCCCCGGTAGTGATATAGGAAAATTAGCGATAAACGGTACAGTTAATGATTTAGCTGTAAGCGGTGCTAAACCTTTATATCTAACTTGTAGCGTAATTTTAGAAGAAGGATTACCTGTCGAAACCTTACGCCGTGTCGCAAACAGTATGAAAGCAGCCGCAGAAAAAGCTGGTATTCAAATTGTCACTGGTGACACAAAAGTTGTACATCGTGGTGCTGCTGATAAACTCTTTATTAATACTGCTGGTATTGGTGTCATCCCGCGAGGAGTTAACATTTCCGCCCAAAATATTAAACCTGGAGATGCAATAATAATTAATGGTGAAATAGGCAATCATGGGACAGCAATTTTAATTGCCCGTGGAGAATTAGCCTTAGACACTAATATTGAAAGTGATTGTCAGCCGTTGCATAATTTAGTAGAAAATATTCTGCGTGTATGTCCCCAAATTCATGCTATGCGAGATGCTACACGCGGTGGTTTAGCTACAGTCTTAAATGAATTCGCCCTTACTTCCAATGTGGGAATTCGTCTCTTTGAAGAATCTATTCCAGTGCGTGAAGAAGTCAACGGAGTTTGTGAAATTCTCGGTTTAGACCCATTGTATTTAGCTAATGAAGGGAAGTTAGTTGTAGTGGTTCCAAAAGAGAATGCTGACAACGTTTTATCAGCTATGAAATTACACCCAGCAGGTAAAGATGCTTGTATTATTGGCGAAGTTATTCCTTCACCCCCAGGTATCGTATTGTTAAAAACAGTTTTTGGTGCTGAAAGGATTGTTGATATGTTGGTAGGCGACCAATTACCACGAATTTGTTAATCTTCAATATATTTATAGTATGCACGAATTTGGAATTACGCAAAATATTCTGGCAATTGTGACTGAACACGCCAAAGGTGCAAAAGTGCAGCGAG
This portion of the Nostoc sp. GT001 genome encodes:
- the hypD gene encoding hydrogenase formation protein HypD, with protein sequence MKYVDEFREPEKAEALCREIAKLCNRLEKPIKIMEVCGGHTHSIFKYGIEEILPQTIELIHGPGCPVCVMPKGRLDDAIAISQNHNVIFATFGDAMRVPGSQTTLLQARAQGADIRMVYSPLDSLQIARDNPDKEVVFFALGFETTAPSTAFTILQAAAEKIHNFSMFSNHVLVIPALKALLDNPDLQLDGFVGPSHVSMVIGSDPYQFISQQYNKPIVVSGFEPLDILQSIWMLLQQLVENRCEVENQYNRIVEKTGNTVALQAINKVFAVRDSFDWRGLGDIPYSGLQIKPEYAQFDAELKFTIPNLKVADHKACKCGEILKGVLKPWECKVFGTACTPETPIGTCMVSSEGACAAYYKYGRLSTIAKRTIAQKPKITQEPLPACGFSSE
- the hypE gene encoding hydrogenase expression/formation protein HypE, which produces MNIPSQNSITNPLFQKIEKVRRQTKIQDTHITLAHGSGGKAMRDLIDDIFVNNFDNPILSQLEDQASFNLTPLLQQGDRLAFTTDSYVVDPLFFPGSDIGKLAINGTVNDLAVSGAKPLYLTCSVILEEGLPVETLRRVANSMKAAAEKAGIQIVTGDTKVVHRGAADKLFINTAGIGVIPRGVNISAQNIKPGDAIIINGEIGNHGTAILIARGELALDTNIESDCQPLHNLVENILRVCPQIHAMRDATRGGLATVLNEFALTSNVGIRLFEESIPVREEVNGVCEILGLDPLYLANEGKLVVVVPKENADNVLSAMKLHPAGKDACIIGEVIPSPPGIVLLKTVFGAERIVDMLVGDQLPRIC